In Tenacibaculum pacificus, a single window of DNA contains:
- a CDS encoding GNAT family N-acetyltransferase, whose protein sequence is MTTLKGDFINLRALEPEDLSFLFTIENDESFWEVSHTQAPFSKYLLKQYLENAHLDIYEAKQLRLVIEDKKNKKPIGMIDVFDFNPQHKRAGIGILIHPDYQQKGIASEALKLLINYCFTYLQLHQLYANITTDNKNSIHLFTKHDFKKIGIKKDWILNNETYKDEILFQLIHLIRK, encoded by the coding sequence ATGACTACTTTAAAAGGTGATTTTATAAATTTAAGAGCACTAGAACCTGAAGATTTATCATTTTTATTTACAATAGAAAATGATGAATCTTTTTGGGAAGTTAGCCATACACAAGCACCATTTTCAAAATATCTTTTAAAACAATATTTAGAAAATGCGCATTTAGATATTTACGAAGCTAAACAATTAAGATTAGTTATTGAGGATAAAAAAAATAAAAAACCTATTGGAATGATTGATGTTTTTGATTTCAATCCGCAACATAAAAGAGCTGGTATCGGAATTTTAATTCATCCTGATTATCAGCAAAAAGGCATTGCTTCCGAAGCTTTAAAGCTATTGATTAATTATTGTTTTACATATTTACAACTACATCAGCTATACGCTAATATTACTACTGATAATAAAAATAGTATTCATCTTTTTACAAAACATGATTTTAAAAAAATCGGAATTAAAAAAGACTGGATTCTAAATAATGAAACTTATAAAGACGAAATTTTATTTCAATTAATACATTTAATAAGAAAATAA
- the dapF gene encoding diaminopimelate epimerase, with protein MSLQFYKYQGTGNDFVIIDNRTGKFPKKDTNLITKLCTRHFGVGADGLILLENDTETDFRMFYFNADGSETMCGNGGRCAVAFAKELNIIDKKTTFTAFDGKHYAEIKDGIVSLHMIDVNEVILNDGYVFANTGTQHHIELVENLDGFPVFEKGKDIRYNVYGAQGSNVNFTQQINKNTFRVRTYEKGVEDETLACGTGATAVAIAMHATKKTSENLISLPVEGGLLEVSFDEKDGKYTNIFLKGPAKLVFKGEIEL; from the coding sequence ATGAGCTTACAATTTTACAAATACCAAGGAACAGGAAACGATTTTGTTATCATCGATAATCGTACAGGGAAATTCCCTAAAAAAGACACTAATTTAATCACCAAATTATGTACAAGACATTTTGGTGTTGGTGCAGATGGATTAATTCTCTTAGAAAATGACACTGAAACTGATTTCAGAATGTTTTACTTTAACGCTGACGGAAGTGAAACTATGTGTGGTAATGGCGGTAGATGTGCCGTTGCTTTTGCTAAAGAATTAAATATTATTGATAAAAAAACAACTTTCACGGCTTTTGATGGTAAACATTATGCTGAAATAAAAGACGGTATTGTATCGCTACATATGATAGATGTAAATGAAGTTATCTTAAATGATGGATATGTTTTTGCAAACACAGGTACACAACATCATATTGAATTAGTTGAAAACTTAGATGGTTTTCCTGTTTTTGAAAAAGGAAAAGACATCAGATATAATGTTTACGGTGCACAAGGAAGTAATGTAAATTTTACCCAACAAATAAACAAAAATACTTTTAGAGTTAGAACCTACGAAAAAGGAGTTGAAGATGAAACTTTAGCTTGTGGAACAGGTGCAACAGCTGTTGCTATTGCAATGCACGCTACTAAAAAAACATCAGAAAACCTTATTAGTTTACCGGTTGAAGGTGGATTATTAGAAGTTAGTTTTGATGAAAAAGATGGTAAATACACCAATATTTTCTTAAAAGGACCTGCTAAATTAGTTTTTAAAGGAGAAATTGAATTATAA
- a CDS encoding trypsin-like peptidase domain-containing protein: MKKTLKTLGIAVVGGVIALAGYKIAIEQPQINIVENKVDTLQSVPVNYTPTMVNTLSTPTDFTEAAAKTVHAVVHVKNTAVRTQQNPYAQLFGRNETRKYEQVGTGSGVIISPDGYIVTNNHVIEGATEIEITLNNRKKLKAVLIGTDKTNDIALLKVYTDEDLPNLSFGNSDNAKVGEWVLAVGNPYNLTSTVTAGIVSAKGRDLDGNKNIEAFIQTDAAVNPGNSGGALVNTRGELIGINTAISSKTGSFIGYSFAVPSNITKKIVDDLLEFGSVQEAIIGISIDTSVKDIEGVKIGEIENNSTASIAGLREGDIITKVNEVKISKFSDLKGQLTAKRPGEYVNVTVNRNGEYFIKNVKLSKKNTFTSLSFGVQLKDLTSEERKKYKVKGGAKITATNNKGFQYYKVGAGYILSKINGKEISGASEAVSILDTYTGNEQMYLELISPTGKLERYRF; the protein is encoded by the coding sequence ATGAAAAAAACACTTAAAACTTTAGGTATAGCAGTAGTAGGCGGTGTAATAGCGCTTGCAGGATATAAAATAGCTATTGAGCAACCTCAAATAAATATAGTTGAAAATAAGGTGGATACTTTACAATCAGTTCCTGTAAATTATACGCCAACAATGGTTAACACATTATCAACACCAACTGATTTTACAGAAGCAGCAGCAAAAACAGTACATGCCGTAGTACACGTTAAAAATACAGCAGTAAGAACTCAACAGAATCCGTATGCGCAACTTTTTGGAAGAAATGAAACTCGAAAATATGAACAAGTAGGAACGGGAAGTGGAGTAATTATTTCTCCTGATGGTTATATTGTAACTAATAATCATGTGATAGAAGGTGCTACTGAAATTGAAATTACGCTAAATAATCGAAAGAAATTAAAAGCTGTTTTAATTGGTACTGATAAAACTAATGATATCGCTTTGTTAAAAGTTTATACAGATGAAGATTTACCTAATTTATCGTTTGGTAATTCAGATAATGCCAAAGTAGGTGAATGGGTTTTAGCTGTTGGAAATCCGTATAATTTAACATCAACAGTTACCGCAGGAATTGTTAGTGCTAAAGGAAGAGATTTGGATGGTAATAAAAATATTGAAGCTTTTATTCAAACTGATGCAGCTGTAAACCCTGGTAATAGTGGAGGGGCATTGGTAAATACACGAGGAGAATTAATCGGAATTAATACTGCAATTTCATCAAAAACAGGTTCTTTTATAGGATATTCATTTGCAGTGCCTTCTAATATCACTAAAAAAATAGTAGATGATTTATTAGAATTTGGCTCTGTTCAAGAAGCAATAATTGGTATTAGTATTGATACTTCAGTAAAAGATATTGAAGGAGTAAAAATAGGTGAAATAGAAAATAATAGTACAGCATCAATAGCAGGATTGCGAGAAGGAGATATTATAACGAAGGTAAATGAGGTTAAAATATCAAAATTTTCTGATTTAAAAGGACAGTTAACAGCAAAACGCCCTGGCGAATATGTAAATGTAACAGTTAACAGAAACGGCGAATATTTTATAAAAAATGTAAAATTAAGTAAAAAAAATACGTTTACATCGCTTTCTTTTGGCGTGCAGTTAAAAGATTTGACATCCGAAGAAAGAAAAAAATATAAAGTAAAAGGAGGTGCTAAAATTACAGCAACCAATAATAAAGGATTTCAATACTATAAAGTAGGAGCAGGATATATTTTATCAAAAATAAATGGTAAAGAAATAAGTGGAGCTTCAGAAGCAGTTTCAATTTTAGATACCTATACAGGTAATGAACAAATGTATTTAGAATTGATTAGCCCAACAGGAAAATTAGAGCGTTATCGATTTTAA
- a CDS encoding glyceraldehyde-3-phosphate dehydrogenase has product MSTITNYEKEVVGQAQVRRATVEFINIVNDLWYDKSIELVLFRNQLVDKRASEVLNLIDYAKEFVAKPISINDALEIAKAIQSIELPASKLDIGKLAYEYHLQDDASSDKLSFVKNQLKDATQAEEIEPKDVVLYGFGRIGRLLARELMSKMGKGSQLRLRAVVTRGEINEAVLEKRASLLSIDSVHGDFLGTVQVDVDNNALIINGTTVYMISAGKPEDIDYTAYGINDALIIDNTGAFKDKEALSRHLTPKGASKVLLTAPGAGIPNIVHGVNHEENNPDNVDIFSAASCTTNAITPVLKVLEDNFGIKKGHLETIHAYTNDQNLVDNMHKKYRRGRAAALNMVITETGAGKAVAKALPALEGKLTSNAIRVPVPNGSLAILNLQLNTTTTVEAVNAIMKQYALEGNLVEQIQYSINNELVSSDIVGTTAPSIFDSKATIADGDTIVVYVWYDNEYGYSHQVMRLAKHIAKVRRFTYY; this is encoded by the coding sequence ATGTCAACAATAACAAATTACGAAAAAGAAGTAGTAGGTCAAGCGCAAGTAAGACGTGCTACTGTTGAATTTATTAATATCGTTAATGATTTATGGTACGATAAATCAATAGAATTGGTTTTATTTAGAAATCAATTAGTAGATAAAAGAGCAAGTGAAGTTTTAAATTTAATTGATTATGCTAAAGAATTTGTAGCAAAACCAATTTCAATTAACGATGCTTTAGAAATAGCAAAAGCTATACAAAGTATTGAATTACCTGCATCAAAATTAGATATTGGTAAATTAGCGTACGAATATCATTTACAAGATGATGCATCTTCAGATAAATTATCTTTTGTAAAAAATCAATTAAAAGATGCTACTCAAGCAGAAGAAATTGAACCAAAAGATGTTGTTTTATACGGATTTGGTCGTATCGGTCGTTTATTAGCTCGTGAGTTAATGAGTAAAATGGGTAAAGGTTCTCAATTAAGATTAAGAGCTGTTGTTACTCGTGGAGAAATAAACGAAGCAGTTTTAGAAAAAAGAGCTTCTTTATTAAGTATTGATTCTGTTCACGGAGATTTCTTAGGAACTGTTCAAGTAGATGTTGATAATAATGCTTTAATTATCAATGGAACTACTGTATATATGATATCTGCAGGGAAACCAGAAGATATTGATTATACTGCTTACGGAATTAACGATGCGTTAATTATAGATAATACTGGTGCTTTTAAAGACAAAGAAGCTTTAAGTCGTCACTTAACTCCAAAAGGAGCAAGTAAAGTATTATTAACTGCACCAGGAGCAGGAATTCCTAATATTGTTCATGGAGTAAATCATGAAGAAAATAATCCTGATAATGTAGATATTTTTTCTGCAGCTTCATGTACTACTAATGCAATTACACCAGTATTAAAAGTATTAGAAGATAACTTCGGAATTAAAAAAGGACACCTAGAAACTATTCATGCATATACTAATGATCAGAATTTAGTAGATAACATGCATAAAAAATACCGTAGAGGTAGAGCAGCAGCTTTAAACATGGTAATTACTGAAACAGGAGCAGGTAAAGCAGTTGCAAAAGCATTGCCAGCTTTAGAAGGTAAATTAACATCGAATGCAATTCGTGTACCAGTACCAAACGGTTCATTAGCTATTTTAAATTTACAATTGAATACAACAACAACTGTTGAAGCAGTAAATGCTATTATGAAGCAATATGCTTTAGAAGGTAATTTAGTTGAACAAATTCAATATTCTATTAACAATGAATTAGTATCTTCTGATATTGTTGGAACTACTGCTCCTTCAATTTTTGATAGTAAAGCAACTATTGCAGATGGAGATACTATTGTTGTATATGTATGGTATGATAACGAATACGGATATTCGCACCAAGTGATGCGTTTAGCTAAACATATAGCTAAAGTACGTAGATTTACTTATTATTAA
- the ligA gene encoding NAD-dependent DNA ligase LigA codes for MTIQQNIQALREELNQHNYNYYVLDNATISDYDFDIKLKELTQLETENPQFFDANSPTQRVGGEITKNFETITHKNRMYSLDNSYSKDDLLDWEKRIQKMLGVDDIEYTCELKYDGASINLTFENGKFIKAVTRGDGFQGDEVTANIRTIKSIPLSVSSDFVSNFEMRGEIILPIDGFNKMNEDRLENGEEAYKNPRNTASGSLKLQDSAEVAKRPLDCLLYQVVTDERKYKTHFENLEIARNVGFKVPDTIALTKTIDAVFNFVNHWDIKRHDLPYETDGVVIKVNNLQQQEELGYTSKAPRWAIAYKFKAEQVSTVLNEITYQVGRTGAITPVANLEPVQLARTIVKRASLHNADQIEKLDIRINDTVFVEKGGEIIPKIIAVDLTKRLDTSEPTKYATNCPECDTELVRSEGDAKHYCPNEFGCAPQITGRIQHFISRKAMDIDGLGGETVDLLRKEGLIQNYADLYDLTAEQVIPLERMAEKSAQNMIAGIEKSKEIPFEKVLFALGIRFVGETVAKKLAKHFKSIDKLMTADLETLISVDEIGDRIAESIIEFSNDLGNIQLINRLKLHGVQLEVSAESLENQTDKLAGKVFVVSGVFHQMSRNELKKAIEDNGGKVSSSISKKTSFIVAGDNMGPSKLTKAKSLEIPILSEQNFIDMLI; via the coding sequence ATGACAATTCAACAAAATATACAAGCGCTTCGAGAAGAACTGAATCAACACAATTATAATTATTATGTGTTAGATAATGCCACTATTTCAGATTATGATTTTGATATAAAACTGAAAGAATTAACACAATTAGAAACTGAAAATCCACAATTTTTCGATGCCAATTCACCAACACAAAGAGTTGGAGGAGAAATTACGAAAAATTTTGAAACGATTACTCATAAAAATCGCATGTATTCTTTAGATAATTCATATTCTAAAGACGATTTATTAGATTGGGAAAAGCGTATTCAAAAAATGCTAGGAGTTGATGATATTGAATATACTTGTGAGTTAAAATATGATGGAGCATCTATCAATTTAACTTTTGAAAATGGTAAATTTATAAAGGCTGTAACTCGTGGAGATGGTTTTCAAGGAGATGAGGTAACTGCTAATATTCGTACTATAAAATCAATTCCTTTAAGTGTTTCTTCTGATTTTGTTAGTAATTTTGAAATGCGAGGTGAAATTATTTTACCAATTGATGGATTCAATAAAATGAATGAAGATAGACTTGAAAATGGAGAAGAAGCTTATAAAAACCCAAGAAATACAGCAAGTGGAAGTTTAAAATTACAAGATAGTGCTGAGGTTGCAAAGCGTCCTTTAGATTGTTTGTTATATCAAGTCGTTACTGATGAACGTAAGTATAAAACTCATTTTGAAAACTTAGAAATTGCGCGTAATGTTGGTTTTAAAGTTCCTGATACTATTGCTTTAACAAAAACAATTGATGCTGTTTTCAATTTTGTAAATCATTGGGATATTAAACGACATGATTTGCCTTACGAAACTGATGGAGTTGTTATCAAAGTTAATAATTTACAGCAACAAGAAGAATTAGGTTACACATCAAAAGCGCCACGTTGGGCAATAGCTTATAAATTTAAGGCTGAACAAGTTTCAACAGTTTTAAATGAAATTACTTATCAGGTTGGGCGAACAGGAGCGATTACGCCAGTAGCAAATTTAGAGCCTGTACAATTGGCAAGAACTATCGTAAAACGTGCTTCATTACATAATGCAGATCAAATAGAAAAGCTAGATATCAGAATAAATGATACTGTTTTTGTAGAAAAAGGAGGTGAGATTATTCCTAAAATTATAGCAGTTGATTTAACTAAAAGACTAGATACTTCTGAGCCTACAAAATATGCAACCAATTGTCCTGAATGTGATACTGAATTGGTAAGGAGTGAAGGAGATGCAAAGCATTATTGCCCGAATGAATTTGGATGTGCACCACAAATTACAGGAAGAATCCAGCATTTTATCAGTAGAAAAGCTATGGATATTGATGGTTTAGGCGGTGAAACTGTAGATTTATTACGTAAAGAAGGTTTGATTCAAAATTATGCCGATTTATATGATTTGACAGCGGAACAAGTTATTCCCTTAGAAAGAATGGCAGAAAAATCTGCACAAAATATGATTGCAGGAATTGAGAAATCAAAAGAAATTCCGTTTGAAAAAGTATTGTTTGCTTTAGGAATTCGATTTGTTGGTGAAACGGTAGCTAAAAAGTTAGCAAAACATTTTAAATCTATTGATAAATTAATGACTGCCGATTTAGAAACTTTAATTTCTGTAGATGAAATTGGAGATAGAATTGCAGAAAGTATTATTGAGTTTTCTAATGATTTAGGGAATATTCAATTGATAAATAGATTAAAATTACACGGAGTACAATTAGAAGTTTCTGCCGAAAGTTTAGAAAATCAAACAGATAAATTAGCAGGGAAAGTATTTGTAGTTTCTGGTGTTTTTCATCAAATGAGTAGAAACGAACTTAAAAAAGCAATTGAAGATAATGGCGGAAAAGTAAGTTCATCAATATCTAAAAAAACAAGTTTTATTGTTGCGGGTGATAATATGGGACCTAGTAAATTAACAAAAGCTAAAAGTTTAGAAATACCAATTCTTTCTGAACAAAATTTTATTGATATGCTTATTTAG
- a CDS encoding SDR family NAD(P)-dependent oxidoreductase, whose translation MNIIIITGGSKGIGKALTKKYASENYQVISLARTSSEIKNVQHISVDLSDIKVTENIFNTLLTTIINQKITSITLVNNAGRLGKIADLENLEANDISKSIQLNITMPLILSSLFTKKTQYLTCKKQIINISSGAAKKPYQGWSVYCSSKSAIDMMTKTIASEQSEIENGVKCVSIYPGVVATNMQNQIRNTKETDFKNVQRFIDLMKNKELYSTDFVANTIYKIDTENQLKNGDIIDIRKF comes from the coding sequence ATGAATATAATTATTATTACTGGCGGAAGTAAAGGAATTGGAAAAGCTTTAACTAAAAAATATGCTTCTGAAAATTATCAAGTAATTTCTTTAGCAAGAACTTCATCTGAAATAAAAAATGTACAACATATTTCTGTTGATTTATCTGATATTAAAGTAACTGAAAATATATTTAATACACTTTTAACGACAATAATCAATCAGAAAATTACTTCAATCACCTTAGTTAATAACGCTGGAAGATTAGGTAAAATAGCTGATTTAGAAAATTTAGAAGCCAATGATATTTCTAAATCTATTCAATTAAATATTACTATGCCACTTATTTTATCGAGCTTATTTACCAAAAAGACACAATATTTAACTTGTAAAAAACAAATCATTAATATTTCATCTGGTGCAGCCAAAAAACCATATCAAGGCTGGAGTGTTTATTGTTCTTCAAAATCAGCAATTGATATGATGACAAAAACTATTGCTTCTGAACAATCAGAAATAGAAAATGGTGTAAAATGCGTATCAATATATCCAGGAGTTGTAGCAACTAATATGCAAAATCAGATTAGAAATACAAAAGAAACTGATTTTAAAAATGTGCAGCGTTTTATCGATTTAATGAAAAATAAAGAATTATACTCTACTGATTTTGTCGCTAATACTATTTATAAAATCGATACTGAAAATCAATTAAAAAATGGAGATATTATTGATATTAGGAAATTTTAG
- the mazG gene encoding nucleoside triphosphate pyrophosphohydrolase, protein MNTRKQQLDAFNRLLDIMDELREKCPWDKKQTLETLRHLTIEETYELADAILDNDLEEVKKELGDVLLHIVFYAKIGSEKKAFDIADVANSISDKLIHRHPHIYGDVVVKDEEEVKQNWEKLKLREGKTSVLEGVPKSLPALVKASRIQEKVAGVGFDWEKPQQVWEKVQEEISELNEEIKAGNKENIEKEFGDVLFSMINYARFIKVNPENALEKTNKKFINRFQFLEEAAKKEGKEISDMSLTEMDVYWEKSKEFFR, encoded by the coding sequence ATGAATACTCGTAAGCAACAATTAGACGCTTTTAACAGATTGTTAGATATTATGGACGAACTTCGAGAGAAGTGTCCGTGGGATAAAAAACAAACTTTAGAAACACTACGTCATTTAACAATTGAAGAAACTTACGAATTAGCAGATGCTATTCTAGACAATGATTTAGAAGAAGTTAAAAAAGAATTAGGCGATGTGTTATTACACATCGTCTTTTATGCTAAAATAGGTAGCGAAAAAAAGGCTTTTGATATTGCTGATGTTGCCAATTCTATTTCTGATAAATTAATTCATCGTCACCCACATATTTATGGTGATGTTGTTGTTAAAGATGAAGAAGAAGTAAAACAAAACTGGGAAAAACTAAAATTAAGAGAAGGTAAAACTTCAGTTTTAGAAGGAGTTCCTAAAAGTTTACCTGCTTTGGTAAAAGCAAGTAGAATTCAAGAAAAAGTTGCAGGCGTTGGTTTCGATTGGGAAAAACCGCAACAAGTTTGGGAAAAAGTTCAAGAAGAAATTTCAGAACTAAACGAAGAAATAAAAGCTGGAAATAAAGAGAATATCGAAAAAGAATTTGGAGATGTTTTATTTTCAATGATTAACTACGCTCGTTTTATTAAAGTAAATCCAGAAAATGCTTTAGAAAAAACGAATAAAAAATTTATCAATCGTTTTCAATTTTTAGAAGAAGCAGCTAAAAAAGAAGGCAAAGAAATTTCTGATATGTCATTAACAGAAATGGATGTTTATTGGGAAAAATCGAAAGAATTTTTCAGGTAA
- a CDS encoding DUF5606 family protein — protein MEFNKVIAVTGKPGLFEIISQTKTGVIVRSIVDGKRFPIAATHNVSLLENIAIYTYEEEVPLAIILKTMADKQEGKEALSHKESNDTLMAYFEEILPNFDKERVYASNIKKIIQWYNTLAAANFDFNTLEKTVTPEEAK, from the coding sequence ATGGAATTTAACAAAGTTATAGCAGTTACTGGTAAACCAGGATTATTTGAAATTATATCTCAAACAAAAACAGGAGTAATCGTTCGTTCAATTGTAGATGGTAAACGTTTTCCTATTGCAGCAACTCACAATGTTAGTTTATTAGAAAATATTGCAATTTACACTTATGAAGAAGAAGTGCCTTTAGCAATCATACTTAAAACTATGGCTGACAAACAAGAAGGTAAAGAAGCACTTTCTCATAAAGAAAGTAACGATACTTTAATGGCTTACTTTGAAGAAATTTTACCAAATTTTGACAAAGAACGTGTGTATGCTTCTAATATTAAAAAAATAATTCAATGGTATAATACTTTAGCAGCAGCTAATTTCGATTTTAATACCTTAGAAAAAACAGTAACTCCAGAAGAAGCTAAATAA
- the def gene encoding peptide deformylase translates to MILPIVAYGDPVLRKVGTEIDKDYPQLEKLIADMKETMYNAQGVGLAAPQIGKDIRLFLIDASPFADDEDLSEEDRKALESFNHVFINAKIIKEEGEEWAFNEGCLSIPNVREDVFRQETITIEYQDENFEKHTQVLNGLAARVFQREYDHIDGVLFTDKLSTLKKRLIKKKLENISKGKVDAGYRMRFPNAKKK, encoded by the coding sequence ATGATTTTACCCATTGTTGCTTACGGAGATCCCGTATTACGTAAAGTAGGAACAGAAATCGATAAAGATTATCCGCAGTTAGAAAAATTAATTGCCGATATGAAAGAAACAATGTATAATGCACAAGGTGTCGGATTAGCTGCACCTCAAATAGGAAAAGACATTCGTTTATTTTTAATCGATGCCTCTCCTTTTGCTGATGATGAAGACTTATCAGAAGAAGACCGTAAAGCCTTAGAAAGCTTTAATCATGTATTTATAAATGCAAAAATCATCAAAGAAGAAGGTGAAGAATGGGCTTTTAACGAAGGTTGTTTAAGTATACCTAATGTTCGTGAAGATGTTTTTCGTCAAGAAACAATAACAATTGAGTATCAAGATGAAAATTTTGAAAAGCATACTCAAGTTTTAAATGGTTTAGCGGCACGTGTTTTTCAGCGTGAATACGACCATATCGATGGTGTTTTATTTACTGATAAATTATCAACTTTAAAGAAAAGATTGATTAAAAAGAAGTTAGAAAACATTTCTAAAGGAAAAGTAGACGCAGGTTACAGAATGCGTTTTCCAAATGCCAAGAAAAAATAG
- a CDS encoding 2,3,4,5-tetrahydropyridine-2,6-dicarboxylate N-succinyltransferase: protein MTELQSIIEKAWDNRDLLKEENTINTIRKVVDLLDSGELRVAEPTDNGWQVNEWVKKAVVLYFPIQKMETLEAGIFEYHDKIPLKRNFAERGIRVVPNAVARHGAYISAGTILMPSYVNIGAYVDEGTMVDTWATVGSCAQIGKNVHLSGGVGIGGVLEPLQAAPVIIEDGAFIGSRCIVVEGVRVEKEAVLGANVVLTMSTKIIDVTGDTPVETKGVVPARSVVIPGSYTKKFAAGEFQVPCALIIGKRKESTNKKTSLNDALREYDVAV from the coding sequence ATGACAGAATTACAATCTATTATAGAAAAAGCGTGGGATAATCGTGACTTATTAAAAGAAGAAAACACGATTAACACTATTAGAAAAGTTGTTGATTTATTAGATTCAGGTGAGTTACGTGTAGCTGAACCTACTGATAATGGTTGGCAAGTTAATGAGTGGGTAAAAAAAGCAGTTGTTTTATATTTCCCTATTCAGAAAATGGAAACTTTAGAAGCTGGTATTTTTGAATATCATGATAAAATTCCATTAAAAAGAAATTTTGCAGAAAGAGGAATTAGAGTTGTACCAAATGCAGTTGCACGTCATGGAGCATACATTTCGGCAGGAACTATTTTAATGCCAAGTTATGTAAATATTGGTGCTTACGTTGATGAAGGAACTATGGTTGATACTTGGGCTACAGTTGGTTCTTGTGCGCAGATTGGTAAAAATGTACATTTATCTGGTGGTGTAGGAATTGGTGGTGTTTTAGAGCCATTACAAGCAGCTCCAGTAATTATAGAAGACGGTGCTTTTATCGGTTCTCGTTGTATTGTTGTTGAAGGTGTTAGAGTAGAAAAAGAAGCTGTTTTAGGTGCTAATGTTGTTTTAACAATGAGTACTAAAATTATAGATGTTACTGGTGATACACCTGTTGAAACGAAAGGAGTTGTTCCTGCTCGTTCAGTAGTTATTCCTGGTAGTTATACTAAGAAATTTGCTGCTGGTGAATTTCAAGTTCCTTGTGCTTTAATTATTGGTAAACGTAAAGAAAGTACTAATAAGAAAACTTCTTTAAACGATGCATTAAGAGAATATGATGTAGCAGTTTAA
- a CDS encoding glycosyltransferase family 2 protein, which yields MNVSGLVITFNEEKNIEDCILSLKRVCDEVIIIDSFSKDKTIEIAESLGAKVYSQKFLGDGLQRVHGLQFCKNDWILNLDADERLDEDSYQLIKSESYLKQPYDAYNFRFRHFLGKQEISHSGWYPSYTCRFFNKQTATPATTKVHQSIQAKNLKNTKNHIIHYGWKDFHQIIGKYNLYTTWQAEEYFEQGRKVNFFTPITHGVWSFIRCYILKKGILHGLDGITFSMLQAFSSYIKYVKLRKLYEESKL from the coding sequence ATGAATGTAAGCGGGTTAGTAATTACTTTTAATGAAGAAAAAAACATTGAAGACTGTATCCTATCTTTAAAAAGAGTGTGTGATGAAGTAATTATTATTGATTCTTTCAGTAAAGATAAAACTATTGAAATTGCAGAGTCTTTAGGAGCAAAAGTCTATTCTCAAAAGTTTTTAGGTGATGGACTGCAAAGAGTACACGGATTACAATTTTGTAAAAATGATTGGATTTTAAATCTTGATGCTGATGAGCGTTTAGATGAAGACAGTTATCAACTCATAAAAAGTGAAAGTTATTTAAAGCAACCTTACGATGCTTATAATTTTAGATTTAGACATTTTTTAGGTAAACAAGAAATATCTCATTCTGGTTGGTACCCATCATATACTTGTCGTTTCTTCAATAAACAAACAGCAACACCAGCCACTACGAAAGTTCATCAAAGTATACAAGCTAAAAACCTTAAAAACACTAAAAACCATATTATTCACTATGGTTGGAAAGATTTTCATCAAATTATAGGAAAATACAACTTATACACCACTTGGCAAGCTGAAGAGTATTTTGAACAAGGAAGAAAAGTTAACTTCTTCACTCCTATTACTCATGGAGTTTGGTCATTTATTCGTTGTTACATTCTTAAAAAAGGAATTTTACATGGTTTAGACGGAATTACTTTTTCGATGCTACAAGCTTTTTCTTCTTATATAAAATACGTAAAGCTTAGAAAACTATATGAAGAAAGTAAATTATAA